A part of Molothrus aeneus isolate 106 unplaced genomic scaffold, BPBGC_Maene_1.0 scaffold_30, whole genome shotgun sequence genomic DNA contains:
- the TIMM50 gene encoding mitochondrial import inner membrane translocase subunit TIM50 has protein sequence MAASMAARAVAWGLRRARAATPGTPGTPAPPAGPRRALGGPAAGSDTAAVLRERLRQRQVSSAPPQDEDPQSRGSQGSLRLLALRLGGLLAATGGAAVLYVFGSNSVDEHGDKIPDEFDNTPLGIRHLRRTFKYFKDYRQMIIEPTSPSCCRTPLREPYYQPPYTLVIELTGVLLHPEWSLVTGWRFKKRPGIEHLLQQLAPLYEIVVFTSETGMTAFPLIDSIDPHGFVSYRLFRDATRYMDGQHVKDISCLNRDPARVVVVDWRRDSFRLQPHNGLALPRWDGASEDRALFDLAAFLKTIALSGVEDVRSVLQNYSHEDDPLAAFLRRRSRLEEEEQQRLAELAQGKKAPGAFLGSLAGRLWPRSKQQ, from the exons ATGGCGGCGTCCATGGCGGCCCGAGCGGTGGCCTGGGGGCTCCGGCGGGCCCGGGCCgcgacccccgggacccccgggacccccgcgccgcccgccgggccccgccgcgccctgggcggccccgccgcgggctCCGACACGGCCGCGGtgctgcgggagcggctgcggCAGCGCCAGGTG tccagCGCCCCCCCTCAGGACGAGGATCCCCAATCCCGGGGGTCTCAGGGGTCCCTGCGGCTCCTGGCTCTGCGCCTGGGGGGGCTCCTGGCGGCCACCGGAGGCGCGGCCGTGCTCTACGTGTTCG GCAGCAACTCCGTGGACGAGCACGGGGACAAG ATCCCCGATGAGTTTGACAAT ACCCCGTTGGGGATCCGGCACCTGCGCAGAACCTTCAAATACTTCAAGGACTACAGGCAG ATGATCATCGAGcccaccagccccagctgctgccggACCCCGCTGCGGGAGCCCTACTACCAACCGCCCTACACGCTGGTGATCGAGCTCACGGGGGTCCTGCTGCACCCCGAGTGGTCg CTGGTGACGGGCTGGAGGTTCAAGAAGCGCCCGGGCATCgagcacctcctgcagcagctggcgcCGCTCTACGAGATCGTCGTGTTCACCTCCGAGACCGGCATG ACGGCGTTCCCGCTGATCGACAGCATCGACCCGCACGGCTTCGTGTCCTACCGGCTCTTCCGCGACGCCACGCGCTACATGGACGGGCAGCACGTCAAG GACATCTCGTGCCTGAACCGGGACCCGGCGCGCGTGGTCGTGGTCGATTGGCGCCGGGACTCGTTCCGGCTGCAGCCGCACAACGGGCTGGCCCTGCCGCGCTGGGACGGCGCCTCCGAGGACCGCGCGCTCTTCGACCTGGCCGCCTTCCTCAAGA CCATTGCCCTCAGCGGGGTCGAGGACGTGCGCTCGGTGCTGCAGAATTATTCCCACGAGGACGATCCCCTGGCGGCCTTCCTGAGGCGCAGGAGCCGCCTGGAGGAG gaggagcagcagcgcCTGGCCGAGCTGGCCCAGGGCAAGAAGGCGCCCGGGGCCTTCCTGGGCTCCCTCGCCGGGCGCCTCTGGCCGCGCTCCAAGCAGCAGTGA